The DNA segment TGACCGTGCCCGGCGCCATGGGCGCGCGCGAAGCGCTGGAGCAACTCGCGAAGATCGACCCGGACGTGAAGGCCATCGTGTCGAGCGGTTATGCGCTGGACCCGGCGATGTCGAACTTCCGCGAGCACGGCTTCAGCGTCAGCAAACCGTACCGGCTGGAAGACCTCGCCGAGGTTCTCCGCCAGGTCGTCCGCCAAGACGCGCCGTCGCCGAAAGAAGCCTAGAGAGCCGCAACCTCTCAGTTAACGCTGGTGGAGCCTCGCCCAGCCTCGCCCCACCTTCACTGAGGTGATGATTCGAGCGTCCGAAGGAAGGAAACGCAGCTACTCGAAATTGGTCCCGGCGAAATCCATTCTGTAAATCATCCCTTCGTAACCCACAACGTAAAGTTCGCCATACTTGCGGCTGTAAGCGAACAC comes from the Verrucomicrobiota bacterium genome and includes:
- a CDS encoding response regulator, with the protein product MDDDASVRELVMAALSWLGYEVELARDGAETIRRYSEALEAQRPFAAVILDLTVPGAMGAREALEQLAKIDPDVKAIVSSGYALDPAMSNFREHGFSVSKPYRLEDLAEVLRQVVRQDAPSPKEA